The genomic segment ATGAAATCACATCTGCTTCCCTCGCCTTTTATTCTAATACACACTGACATAATGTTAACAAATTACGTTTTGACAGTCTGACTGTTCAGTTGTCTCATCTCAACCTGTCTTCAGTGTTATTATGTGCCCGAGtgacagggaaagaaaaaaacaaaagagagatgAGAGAAGTGGAGTGAAACAAAGCTCTATTCAaacagctgcaacatgaaataacattttaactaATAGGAAAAATTAATCATGTGTTGATCAGTGCTGGTACTGTGGCGGTGGCTACAAATCATTTAACAATTACtgattattgtaaataaaacttcAGCTGAAGAGACCAGAAGATAGACTGTGTTCATGCAACTCAGGAATATAGCCACATGCTTCCTCAAATCACTGCTGTTCATCAGTCAATCCAGTTTTTTTGATCTGATCTAAAGACATAAAGGACTGAGTAGTAGCATTCTGACCCATCCTCGGCACAATCTGCATATGATCGTCTCACTCCGGAATGGattttaataccaggtctgaacggaGTCTATGACGATATAACtgagaggaagacagaaaaacaaataaagaagaaaccAGCAAAAGGGAATGTCAGCTTCAAGAGTCCTGAATCAGACACATCTGTGCCAATACAAGAATCATAATGACAGCTGAAGTAAAGAATAGGTGGAGAGAGGAAAGACCAACAGAAAGTCAAGGATGAAAAAGTATGAGCATCACAGGCTTTGACAGCAGGGCATTTTGTTGCCCCTCTGCCCATCCATGGTTGGAGGGACACTTATGTCCACTACATTGTTGCCCGGAGAATCATCATGTCCAGATCTGTCCGAAATTTGCTTCTGTGATACAATACGGTAGATTTCTGTGAGACAAAACAGTGACAGTTCATCAAAATTAGGGCGAGAGAAACTTTCACATCACATTGAAAAGGTACAACATCCAACACAACAGTGTGACACATTTAAGACATTATCCACTAATATGTTTATAAATGCTTTAACATGAACATGGATTGGTGTTTTCGTAGCTTAAGAAGATGCTTCTTATGTATATTAGGCAAGGACCTTTGTGGACACAGACTGGCAACTCTGACCACTATGCTTCAACAAACTAACCAACCAAAGTCCACATTACATGAAAGCAGAAGCTTTATATGAAATTCAAgaacatttttcacttttgtgGTATGCAAAggtcactgtagttccctgatacATTTAAAGAAAGGGAAGGGagtctaatcctaaccctaactgtTAATAACGATCTGCAGTTTCAATTTACACACTGAACTTTTAACACTTAACTTTGCTTACCTGTCagaatatttttaaaagcttcTTCTACATTAGTGGAGTCCAAGGCTGAGGTTTCAATAAAAGAGATGGTGTTCTTTtctgagaaaaataaagaagtgtAAATGTTAGCAAGTGGAACAGCAGATAATAACTTTCGAGACCCTACATTAATGATAGTTTTGATCTATCCAGTAGCAAAACTTGTGTACCCGAGAAGGCCCGAGCCTCGTCAGTGGGCACGGCTCTGAGGTGTCTGAGGTCGCTCTTGTTTCCAACCAGCATGATGACGATGTTGTTGTCAGCGTGGTCCCTCAGCTCTTTTAGCCAGCGTTCAACATTCTCATATGTCAGGTGTTTGGCGATGTCGTAAACCAGGAGAGCACCAACCGCTCCCCGGTAATACCTGGTTACAAAAGGAAACTAGATGAGTGTATCAACACATTAACATTCATTGtatattatgaataaataaagaagacaaGCTCACGCTGAGGTGATTGCTCTGTAGCGTTCCTGTCCAGCCGTGTCCCAAATCTGAGCCTTTATCGTCTTGCCGTCTACCTGGATGCTGCGGGTGGCAAACTCCACCCCGATGGTGCTCTTGCTCTCCAGGTTAAACTCATTTCTTGTGAAACGGGACAGCAGGTTACTCTTCCCCACTCCGGAATCTCCAATTAGTACAACTAAAACCAAAATACACACAGCAACATTATAGAAGCAgtaacactgattgtgttgtcAGTTTGACAAACTGTAAAAAATAGGTGAATGTTGGAAGCTAGACTTCctctattattatattttatataactGACCACAGCgtgttgtcttttctttaaGATTAGTAGGTAAGTAACTCGCAACATAGTCAATAAATTGCCAGTGGCAGAAGCAGACAAATTTAGCCTGCAGCCCCATGCACCTTACTCTCCTAACCTGGCACTGTTTGACATCTGAAGGATCATCAGACTGAAATTCCGCTTTTCAAAGGGATGATGAAGTCACCCGAGCTGTttaagatccagtgtgtaaacttcaggtgaaattatttacaatggtcatcatcatcatcctccgcttatccggggtATGTACAATggtatataaaataattttactGACGCTATTTTGAGTGAACAGTCACCTGAACGTATGAATTGTTGTTATGATTACCACAGAATGATccttttataataacaataataataatactagtaaaaaaaactactgaTAACTGATACTTTCCTACATGCTTGGAAGAAAACTTTACCAATAAACAATGctaaatttcacacactgtatCTCTCAGGAGAATCTGGGGGTTTAAGACTTTTAACAGAGTCTGtgttgacataaaacacaaaacaatcttttACCCAAGATTCACAGTGGGCTGGGAACTTATTGAGGAACCTTTAAGCTTTAGTCCAGTCAATGAAGAAGTCATTACAAACATTTGTAGATCACATTATCTCCTGGGACTTTAATAGGTgccatgtgtacctaataatttGACCAGTGAGTGTATGCTACAGTGAGAAGAATTGTATTCATATAGTGCCAGGGCAAGATGTATTTCACTTGCCATACCCAATACTTTGGATGCACATTCCAAATACAGTACAAGGAGTTTGTGTAACAGCTATGGAATTTACCAAAGCTAATTTCATCTTCAGTCCCTTGACAGGCCAATGCCAGCTacacaacacagtacaacacaataaaacaataacagtaacagtaaaagtagtagtttttaagaacaaaacaataaaaaacaatatttcaaaaaataaatattgttaatGTCTGACAATGTACAATGTGTAATTGTACATTGTACGATCAAATAAATACTTGATTTAATATGTTTTGCATCAATCTTCAAGTTAACGTCAGGTGAATATTTTTACTGAAGCCATGTAGCTCTCTTAGCATGCGAGCTAATTTACCTCAGCCTGGTAATTTACAACCG from the Solea senegalensis isolate Sse05_10M unplaced genomic scaffold, IFAPA_SoseM_1 scf7180000013759, whole genome shotgun sequence genome contains:
- the LOC122760577 gene encoding ras-related protein Rab-11B-like is translated as MGTRDDEYDYLFKVVLIGDSGVGKSNLLSRFTRNEFNLESKSTIGVEFATRSIQVDGKTIKAQIWDTAGQERYRAITSAYYRGAVGALLVYDIAKHLTYENVERWLKELRDHADNNIVIMLVGNKSDLRHLRAVPTDEARAFSEKNTISFIETSALDSTNVEEAFKNILTEIYRIVSQKQISDRSGHDDSPGNNVVDISVPPTMDGQRGNKMPCCQSL